The following are from one region of the Carassius auratus strain Wakin chromosome 13, ASM336829v1, whole genome shotgun sequence genome:
- the LOC113112562 gene encoding PR domain zinc finger protein 8-like, which yields MEQSIFPRSLWTNDSKFLHHHVADFFTSVQVTQDIPAGTSFGPCVLHNTFYDTIAFIALKSSDKRNKSHVFRIDPEAMKGSPLVVPWLRLVQAAMSAEDQNTEAYLKGGQLHFQTIRDVKQGEELLVWYDEELSHLLGFEDIKTKALTDGYTCLRCGQAFKNENPFLAHCRFLCAQEKVDIIRPTNEQKQDVKRQRKIIDFHNIARDLEHKKDGSPEDMGIPRKRKQEGSLSPQSKKTALLEKTNITNYSNTANINKDGPVFQDLSESDNLSTIESKRSKSSAFTEVRKPSGQPNPKQTSRDGMASEVGLQSDCSAFSFVVPKNAHSEQKSTFCDSNKRTITEVQNTSPPDSDNISNSFKSKPALGYRNVLASHLFHTDLPSAHAGGVMSAPLGTGGFYYPPEHWTRAIGGQLQSTSSLTLLPSTFTPLSVSVQNWCAKCNLSFRMTSDLVFHMRSHHKKEFATEAQVRRRREEKLTCPICHEYFRERHHLSRHMTSHN from the exons ATGGAACAGAGTATTTTTCCTCGCTCCTTGTGGACTAATGACAGCAAATTTCTCCATCACCATGTGGCGGATTTCTTCACCAGTGTACAAGTTACACAGGATATACCTGCTGGTACATCATTTGGACCTTGTGTTCTTCATAATACCTTTTATGACACTATAGCCTTCATTGCATTGAAGTCTTCTGACAAACGGAATAAATCACATGTATTTCGG ATAGATCCTGAGGCTATGAAAGGTTCTCCATTAGTAGTTCCTTGGCTGCGGTTAGTACAGGCTGCAATGAGCGCAGAAGACCAGAATACTGAGGCCTACTTGAAAGGAGGACAGCTGCACTTTCAGACTATTCGAGATGTGAAGCAAGGGGAGGAACTGCTTGTTTGGTACGATGAGGAGCTGTCACATCTTTTGGGGTTCGAAGACATAAAGACAAAAGCACTGACAGATG GCTACACATGTTTGAGATGCGGCCAGGCCTTCAAGAACGAAAACCCTTTCCTTGCCCACTGTCGTTTTTTATGTGCACAGGAAAAAGTAGATATCATCAGACCAACCAATGAACAGAAACAAGACGTCAAGCGACAGCGCAAAATCATAGATTTTCACAACATTGCAAGAGATCTAGAACACAAAAAGGACGGTTCTCCTGAAGACATGGGCATACCTAGGAAAAGAAAACAGGAGGGTTCCTTAAGTCCCCAGAGCAAAAAAACTGCGTTATTGGAGAAAACCAACATCACTAATTACAGCAACACTGCCAACATCAACAAAGATGGTCCAGTTTTTCAGGATTTGTCAGAATCAGACAATTTATCAACAATTGAGTCAAAGAGAAGTAAAAGCAGTGCGTTTACCGAGGTTAGAAAACCCTCAGGACAGCCAAACCCCAAGCAGACATCACGGGATGGAATGGCTTCTGAAGTAGGCCTGCAATCCGACTGCAGCGCGTTCTCATTTGTTGTACCCAAGAACGCGCACTCAGAGCAGAAGAGCACATTCTGTGACTCCAACAAACGCACCATCACTGAAGTTCAGAATACTTCACCACCAGATTCGGATAATATCTCAAACTCTTTCAAATCAAAGCCTGCACTAGGATACAGAAATGTATTGGCCTCGCACCTGTTTCATACTGACTTGCCAAGCGCTCATGCAGGTGGAGTGATGTCCGCTCCTCTGGGTACAGGGGGATTTTATTACCCGCCCGAGCATTGGACCAGAGCTATAGGTGGCCAGCTACAGTCTACTTCTTCTTTGACACTTTTGCCCTCTACTTTCACACCACTGAGTGTTTCAGTGCAGAACTGGTGCGCCAAATGCAACCTCTCATTCCGAATGACCTCTGACTTGGTGTTTCACATGCGGTCACATCATAAGAAAGAGTTCGCCACAGAGGCTCAGGTGAGGCGGAGGAGAGAAGAGAAACTCACCTGTCCCATCTGTCACGAGTACTTCCGAGAGCGTCACCACCTTTCACGTCACATGACATCACATAATTAA